Proteins encoded within one genomic window of Cryptococcus tetragattii IND107 chromosome 12, whole genome shotgun sequence:
- a CDS encoding 60S ribosomal protein eL13 — MVKHNNQLQKNHFHKDWQRRVKTWFDQPGKKKSRRVARSKKALASGAAPLQRLRPAVRCPTQRYNIRIREGRGFTTSELKLAGIRRKEALSLGISVDPRRRSKSEEGQKLNVERLKEYKSRLVVFPRKAGKPKAGDATGDDLTAHITRDSIPLPASYTAEAPRAITDEEKEANAFTALRLARAAQRNEGQRKKRLAEKEAAEKAK; from the exons ATGGTCAAGCACAACAACCAGCTTCAAAAGAACCACTTCCACAAGGACTGGCAGAGGCGTGTCAAGACCTGG TTCGACCAGCCCGGTAAGAAGAAGTCTCGACGAGTTGCTAGGAGCAAGAAGGCCCTTGCCTCTGGCGCCGCCCCCCTCCAGCGACTCCGACCCGCTGTCCGATGCCCCACCCAGAGGTACAACATCCGTATCAGGG AGGGCCGTGGTTTCACCACCTCTGAGCTCAAGCTCGCCGGTatcaggaggaaggaggctTTGTCCCTCGGTATCTCCGTCGACCCCCGACGAAGGTCCAAGTCTGAGGAGGGCCAGAAGCTCAACGTCGAGAGGCTCAAGGAATACAAGTCTAGGTTGGTCGTCTTCCCCAGGAAGGCTGGCAAGCCCAAGGCTGGTGACGCGACC GGTGACGACCTCACTGCCCACATCACCCGTGACTCTATCCCTCTCCCCGCCTCTTACACCGCCGAGGCTCCTCGTGCCATTACcgacgaggagaaggaggccaACGCTTTCACCGCCCTCCGACTTGCTCGTGCTGCTCAGAGGAACGAAGgtcagaggaagaagaggctcgctgagaaggaggctgCCGAGAAGGCCAAGTAA